A window of the Thermodesulforhabdus norvegica genome harbors these coding sequences:
- a CDS encoding glycosyltransferase yields the protein MAEVSVIVRTKDRPKLLIHALESIARQTYSSCEVIIVNDGGEDPDISRIEEILGGKFKYCRIDESKGRARAANVGISASTGRYVAFLDDDDEFYPDHLEVLVRCLNETDFRGAYTGCRHVLKSYDPDKGEFVVKRVITEFGRDFSFPLLLFENYIPLISVLLDRKTLEEIGGFDEELEVFEDWDMLIRFSRRTPLVYVPKVTCQYNAWSRNTQKAAFGGFDHRDVYLKVIRKHRDLFTPEFITFWQFHEKKVLEQHYGELLNSLNRENHSLRQEVDLLRRDNENLKEWCSNLETARRQLLDELRTVRDSLAGVETDYQRISRELELIQKSFGWRLISGYRALTSRLFPEGTVRGRAYSTALSAVKGLLERTVSAGHKIKSVDKPVGSGRSVNQELSVCFIVNHLDGGQRYRGYHMSEYLGIAGIKASVIPDNELPARADEVFRHSVVVLYRLFYSPLIDDIVKTCKKNDITVVYDIDDYIFDDEALPYLNVRGVSKDELRQVIRNHRKAMDLCDICLVPTEALSRLVSATGKKAYVIRNALSSEVINISENAYALKETNNSRIYIGYFSGTTTHDQDFLVASEALLAILEHHPDVDLLIGGHLKLDARFDRWIEKRRVRFLPYVHWRYLPYNIARADINIVPLVQNVFNDAKSELKYFEAALLRIPTVASPTESYRFAIRSGENGFLADGTEEWVKYLELLVTNPDLRKNIGEKAYFHTMNTYSPKAMAPRVAGVFREIAG from the coding sequence ATGGCCGAAGTATCCGTAATTGTAAGAACCAAGGATCGCCCAAAGCTTCTGATTCATGCACTTGAAAGTATTGCCCGCCAGACTTATTCGTCCTGCGAAGTGATTATTGTGAACGACGGTGGAGAGGACCCTGATATTTCCCGTATCGAGGAGATACTCGGAGGTAAGTTTAAGTATTGCAGAATTGACGAGTCAAAAGGAAGGGCCCGCGCGGCCAATGTCGGCATAAGTGCCTCAACGGGTCGATATGTCGCCTTTCTGGATGATGATGATGAATTCTATCCGGATCACCTTGAAGTCCTGGTGAGATGCCTTAACGAAACGGATTTCCGGGGAGCCTATACGGGCTGTCGGCATGTGCTGAAATCTTATGATCCGGATAAAGGCGAATTTGTGGTGAAAAGAGTCATTACCGAGTTTGGACGTGACTTCAGCTTTCCCTTGCTCCTTTTCGAAAATTACATACCCCTTATATCGGTACTTCTGGATCGAAAGACGCTGGAAGAAATCGGCGGTTTTGACGAGGAACTGGAAGTTTTTGAAGACTGGGACATGCTTATACGTTTTTCCAGGCGTACCCCTCTGGTTTATGTCCCGAAGGTAACCTGCCAGTACAATGCGTGGTCCAGAAATACGCAGAAGGCCGCCTTCGGGGGATTTGATCACAGGGATGTCTACCTTAAGGTAATAAGGAAACACCGGGATCTTTTTACTCCGGAGTTTATAACCTTCTGGCAGTTTCACGAGAAGAAGGTTTTGGAGCAGCACTACGGTGAACTTCTGAACTCTCTTAACCGGGAAAACCACTCGTTAAGACAGGAAGTTGATCTGCTGAGAAGGGATAACGAGAACCTGAAAGAGTGGTGTTCCAATCTGGAAACCGCCAGAAGACAATTGCTTGATGAACTCCGTACGGTAAGGGATAGCCTTGCCGGAGTTGAAACGGATTATCAAAGAATAAGCCGCGAGCTTGAATTGATCCAGAAAAGCTTCGGATGGAGGCTTATTTCCGGCTACCGTGCTCTTACATCAAGATTGTTTCCTGAAGGAACGGTCCGCGGGAGAGCTTATTCCACAGCTCTTTCCGCAGTAAAGGGTCTCCTGGAACGGACCGTAAGTGCCGGACACAAAATAAAAAGCGTCGATAAGCCGGTGGGCTCTGGCAGAAGTGTGAATCAGGAGCTTTCGGTCTGTTTCATTGTGAACCATCTGGATGGGGGACAGCGGTATCGCGGCTATCACATGTCGGAATATCTCGGTATTGCCGGCATTAAGGCTTCCGTGATTCCCGATAACGAATTACCTGCAAGAGCCGACGAGGTCTTTCGTCACAGCGTTGTTGTGCTTTATCGACTTTTCTATTCTCCCTTGATTGATGATATCGTTAAAACCTGCAAGAAAAACGATATTACCGTGGTGTACGATATTGACGACTATATTTTCGACGATGAGGCTCTTCCTTATCTTAACGTTAGGGGTGTTTCGAAAGACGAGCTCAGACAGGTCATCAGGAACCACCGGAAGGCAATGGATCTTTGCGATATCTGCCTGGTACCTACAGAGGCCTTATCCCGGCTCGTAAGCGCTACTGGAAAAAAGGCTTACGTAATTCGTAATGCTCTGTCATCGGAAGTGATAAACATTTCAGAAAATGCTTACGCCCTGAAGGAAACGAACAATTCCAGAATCTACATAGGCTATTTCAGCGGGACCACAACCCACGATCAGGATTTTCTGGTGGCCTCCGAAGCGTTGCTCGCCATCCTGGAGCATCACCCTGATGTCGACCTTTTAATAGGCGGACATCTCAAGCTGGACGCTCGTTTCGACAGATGGATTGAAAAAAGACGGGTCAGATTTCTACCCTATGTTCACTGGAGATACCTTCCTTACAATATAGCCAGGGCCGACATTAACATCGTTCCTCTGGTTCAAAACGTATTCAATGATGCAAAGAGCGAATTAAAGTACTTTGAAGCGGCGCTTTTAAGAATCCCTACTGTGGCATCTCCCACCGAATCTTATCGCTTCGCTATTCGATCCGGAGAAAACGGTTTCCTGGCTGACGGAACCGAGGAATGGGTAAAGTATCTTGAGCTACTGGTGACCAATCCGGATCTTAGAAAAAACATCGGTGAGAAGGCATACTTCCATACGATGAACACCTATTCTCCAAAAGCCATGGCGCCCCGGGTTGCCGGGGTATTCAGAGAGATTGCAGGCTGA
- a CDS encoding AAA family ATPase, translating into MLKFEGTDRYYLNPELKEIVNIAIAMEKPLLLTGEAGTGKTQLAFEIARALGLKMEEARCKSTFKGEELCYVYDTVLRLNDSRFGTEGTGRDVNNIWDYIRFGPIGRAFTAEERRVLLLDEIDKTDSDTQDNLLDVLEDGSFIIREINHKVVAKHRPIIVITSNAKRELSDPFLRRCFCHYIPFPSPEEMAIIVRLHYPDIPEPFLEASLTTFYRLRDQEFEKPPATAELLDWIGAMRAAGIKGPGAGRDIPFIGTLLKRTEDILRFKGMSRRSRY; encoded by the coding sequence ATGCTGAAGTTTGAAGGCACCGACAGATACTATCTCAATCCAGAGCTTAAAGAAATAGTGAACATAGCGATAGCCATGGAAAAGCCGCTCCTCCTTACGGGAGAGGCCGGTACCGGTAAAACGCAGCTGGCCTTTGAAATAGCAAGAGCCCTCGGCCTTAAGATGGAGGAAGCCCGATGCAAATCCACCTTTAAAGGAGAAGAGCTCTGTTACGTCTACGATACGGTTTTAAGGCTTAACGACTCGAGGTTCGGAACCGAGGGCACGGGTCGAGACGTCAACAACATCTGGGACTACATCCGCTTCGGGCCTATAGGCCGGGCCTTTACGGCGGAAGAACGCCGTGTGCTCTTACTGGACGAAATAGATAAAACCGACTCGGACACCCAGGATAACCTCCTGGACGTGCTTGAAGACGGTTCCTTCATAATCCGTGAGATTAACCACAAGGTTGTGGCAAAACACAGGCCGATAATTGTCATAACCAGTAATGCCAAGAGAGAACTTTCAGATCCTTTCCTTCGAAGGTGTTTCTGTCACTATATTCCTTTTCCGTCTCCTGAAGAAATGGCCATCATAGTGAGGCTTCACTATCCTGACATTCCGGAGCCTTTTCTCGAGGCAAGCCTTACAACTTTTTACAGACTCCGTGATCAGGAGTTTGAAAAACCTCCTGCAACCGCAGAGTTGCTGGACTGGATTGGTGCGATGAGAGCTGCAGGGATAAAAGGGCCAGGAGCCGGTAGGGATATTCCTTTTATCGGTACACTTCTTAAGCGTACGGAGGATATCCTCAGGTTTAAGGGTATGTCCAGGCGTAGCAGGTATTAG
- a CDS encoding CDP-alcohol phosphatidyltransferase family protein, whose amino-acid sequence MTEAVIVDTGRLVKIDGKRSLPAMYVRLGGISLLRRQVEALKAAGFNRVVFISRESAENIDRALNRPTPVSDGDFCFRVVNYGDYESIKNLASGSSLIVPSDMFLTVPLVRLIKGGMSEKPRYEGPIIFIRTREDVERVEEYLYQSLFSPTDSFLTRKINRKVSIAITRRLSSLPLHPNHITIFNFILGVTGGLLLFCRSHTVTIIGTLLFLLSSILDGCDGELARLRYQRSRFGGLLDVVTDNIVHWVVFSGLTYRSVTISGFLPYGVLGLSLIFSSIAAFLFSLYASTWGDRGCRPSAGLLFSESPLSELSPDSGILDRIANRDFAYLLVVLSILGRLEWFLLVGGFGAPIFAFLLFRSLKLRGVL is encoded by the coding sequence ATGACCGAAGCGGTAATAGTTGACACAGGACGGCTGGTTAAGATTGACGGGAAAAGATCTCTCCCGGCCATGTACGTCAGGCTGGGGGGGATTAGCTTATTGAGGCGGCAGGTTGAAGCGCTTAAGGCTGCGGGTTTTAACAGGGTCGTTTTCATAAGCCGGGAATCGGCAGAAAATATTGATCGTGCTCTTAATCGGCCCACGCCTGTTTCAGATGGCGACTTTTGCTTCCGGGTTGTAAATTACGGTGATTATGAAAGTATAAAAAATCTGGCGTCAGGGTCGTCTCTGATTGTTCCTTCTGACATGTTTCTTACCGTTCCTCTTGTCCGTCTGATTAAGGGGGGCATGAGTGAGAAGCCCCGTTACGAGGGCCCGATAATATTTATTCGAACAAGAGAAGATGTCGAACGGGTTGAGGAATATCTCTATCAAAGTCTTTTTAGCCCTACGGACAGTTTTCTTACGAGAAAGATTAACAGAAAGGTATCGATAGCCATAACCCGGCGTCTCAGTTCACTACCCCTGCATCCCAATCACATAACGATTTTCAACTTTATCCTGGGGGTCACAGGGGGACTTCTTCTGTTTTGCCGAAGTCATACCGTTACGATTATCGGGACGCTTCTGTTTTTGTTGAGCTCAATACTGGATGGATGTGACGGTGAATTGGCCCGCCTGAGGTATCAAAGGAGCAGATTTGGAGGACTCCTGGATGTGGTAACGGACAATATTGTTCACTGGGTGGTTTTTTCGGGCCTGACCTACCGGTCCGTTACGATTTCCGGCTTCTTGCCCTATGGAGTGTTGGGTCTTTCGCTGATATTTTCGAGTATAGCGGCCTTTTTGTTTTCCCTTTACGCTTCGACCTGGGGTGACCGGGGTTGCAGACCCTCCGCAGGGCTTCTTTTCTCTGAAAGTCCCTTAAGTGAGTTGTCCCCCGATTCCGGCATTCTGGACAGGATAGCCAACAGAGACTTTGCGTACCTTCTCGTGGTCTTGTCGATTTTGGGACGCCTTGAGTGGTTCCTCCTTGTGGGTGGCTTTGGTGCCCCCATTTTTGCATTCCTGTTATTCCGCTCTCTTAAACTGCGGGGGGTATTGTGA
- a CDS encoding NTP transferase domain-containing protein, with product MIADFPDTAVILAAGQGTRLLPYTKDHPKCMLPFDGVPLISLQIRCFLMCGIERIVVVTGYGSEVVEDWLGDSVEYVHNADFQTTSSMYSLWLGLSKVDKGCFILNSDVLFHPEILRRLATDPHSEALAMDFDAHLNEEEMKVKVEGSRVVALSKSLRDGHGENVGLLKFSAYGKQRLQETIGLLLEQGFRKEMVPFAVDRLAAEMYIEAVPVAGLPWIEIDFPEDYERALNEIFPRIRGDIAGFEVDRRWPKYP from the coding sequence ATGATTGCGGATTTTCCCGATACGGCCGTAATCCTTGCGGCAGGGCAGGGTACCCGCCTGCTTCCCTATACTAAAGATCATCCCAAGTGCATGTTGCCGTTCGATGGTGTTCCGCTGATATCCCTTCAAATTCGATGCTTTCTCATGTGTGGTATTGAAAGAATCGTTGTTGTTACCGGTTATGGATCGGAAGTTGTGGAAGACTGGCTTGGCGACAGTGTAGAATACGTTCACAATGCAGACTTCCAGACCACTTCCAGCATGTATTCTCTGTGGCTCGGCCTTTCGAAGGTGGATAAGGGCTGTTTTATATTGAATTCGGATGTCCTGTTTCATCCGGAAATACTCAGGCGGCTTGCTACGGATCCCCATTCTGAAGCCCTTGCCATGGATTTCGACGCCCATCTCAACGAAGAGGAAATGAAGGTGAAGGTCGAAGGAAGCCGTGTGGTCGCCTTAAGCAAGTCGCTCAGGGACGGTCACGGAGAAAACGTAGGGCTTCTGAAGTTTTCGGCTTACGGAAAGCAACGTTTACAAGAGACCATAGGGCTCCTTCTTGAACAGGGTTTTAGAAAAGAGATGGTTCCCTTTGCTGTGGACAGGCTTGCGGCGGAGATGTACATAGAAGCCGTTCCCGTGGCCGGGCTTCCCTGGATAGAGATAGATTTTCCGGAAGATTATGAAAGAGCTTTAAATGAGATTTTTCCGAGAATTCGGGGAGACATTGCGGGGTTTGAGGTAGATCGTAGATGGCCGAAGTATCCGTAA
- a CDS encoding glycosyltransferase family 2 protein, with protein MEADSLGSRTAAVIVSFHPTEDLSYRIMTILKQVGLVIVVDNTPGGASCLQGLEDGRLKLIVNGENRGLAAAQNQGIRFAIECGFEWVLLLDQDSLPAPDFMEVMSGYYWSLTESEKEKLLMLAPNVFDELGGFFYRHVLPAPWGFIRKLCGHQRCLKGVFFSISSGSLIPVRVFSEIGLMDEDFFIDYVDNDFCLRGLSKGMVIHVVCPAVLFHSLGDRRRYYSLGPVKVRPSFHPPLRRYFIYRNRVRVWKRYGRKVPGFVMFDLLAAIYDVLRIIFFEENSGEKLLAAFRGLSEGIRLP; from the coding sequence ATGGAAGCAGATTCCCTGGGCAGTAGGACTGCTGCCGTCATAGTTTCCTTTCACCCCACAGAGGATTTGTCCTATCGTATAATGACCATACTTAAACAGGTTGGGCTGGTCATAGTGGTGGATAATACGCCGGGGGGGGCGTCTTGCCTGCAAGGTCTTGAAGACGGGCGCCTGAAGTTGATCGTTAACGGAGAAAATAGAGGGCTTGCGGCTGCGCAGAATCAGGGGATCCGCTTTGCCATAGAGTGCGGGTTTGAGTGGGTGCTTTTACTCGATCAGGATTCCTTGCCGGCACCGGATTTCATGGAGGTTATGAGCGGTTACTATTGGTCCCTTACGGAGTCGGAAAAGGAAAAACTCCTTATGCTGGCGCCCAACGTGTTTGACGAGCTGGGAGGTTTTTTTTACAGACATGTACTCCCTGCCCCGTGGGGCTTTATCAGAAAGCTCTGCGGCCATCAACGCTGTCTTAAAGGTGTGTTTTTTTCCATATCTTCCGGAAGTCTCATACCCGTCCGGGTTTTCTCGGAGATCGGGCTAATGGATGAAGACTTTTTTATCGATTACGTTGACAACGACTTCTGTCTTAGAGGTCTGTCCAAAGGGATGGTCATACATGTGGTTTGTCCAGCCGTTCTTTTTCATAGCCTTGGAGACCGCAGGCGTTACTATTCTCTTGGACCCGTAAAGGTTCGCCCCAGTTTCCACCCGCCCTTAAGGCGTTATTTTATCTACCGTAACAGGGTGAGGGTTTGGAAGCGATACGGGAGAAAGGTTCCCGGTTTCGTTATGTTCGACCTTCTTGCGGCAATCTACGATGTGTTAAGGATTATCTTCTTTGAAGAAAACTCCGGAGAGAAGTTGCTTGCGGCCTTCAGGGGTCTTTCGGAAGGGATCAGACTTCCGTAG
- a CDS encoding radical SAM protein, whose protein sequence is MKYEGPIYRPPSEADSLLIQATVGCPHNKCTFCMVYKKGPKYRVRPVGEIKRDIDEAARIYGSRVKSLFLPAGNTIAMPTEQLAEVCEYARRVLPRLERITVYGSAQYICKKGFQEMKRLREAGLSRIHVGLESGHDLVLRRIKKGATRQQQIEAGLMVREAGIELSEYVILGIAGPELSEEHAVETASAINIISPDFVRLRTFVPKINTLMLHWIRKGKFKMLGPHGVLREARILIENINTRTKLFSDHYTNYLNLQGDLPCDIPAILATIDKALSWDESEFRPFFIGTQ, encoded by the coding sequence ATGAAGTACGAGGGACCTATATACAGGCCGCCCAGTGAGGCAGATAGTCTCCTGATCCAGGCAACCGTCGGTTGTCCTCACAACAAATGCACCTTCTGTATGGTTTACAAAAAAGGGCCGAAATACAGGGTCAGACCTGTTGGAGAAATCAAAAGGGACATTGATGAAGCCGCCAGAATATACGGATCAAGAGTGAAAAGCCTCTTCCTTCCCGCAGGAAACACAATTGCCATGCCAACGGAGCAACTGGCGGAAGTGTGTGAATACGCGAGGCGTGTGCTGCCCCGTCTGGAACGCATAACCGTTTACGGATCGGCCCAGTACATTTGCAAAAAGGGTTTTCAAGAAATGAAACGCCTTCGAGAGGCCGGTCTTTCGAGGATCCATGTTGGGCTTGAAAGCGGTCATGACCTCGTGCTCAGGAGGATCAAAAAGGGTGCCACGAGACAGCAGCAAATAGAAGCAGGGCTTATGGTCAGGGAGGCCGGGATTGAGCTGAGTGAATACGTGATCCTGGGAATTGCAGGCCCGGAATTGAGCGAAGAACATGCCGTTGAAACGGCTTCCGCAATAAACATAATTTCTCCTGACTTCGTGCGCCTTAGAACCTTTGTGCCCAAGATAAACACCCTGATGTTACACTGGATTCGAAAGGGAAAGTTCAAAATGCTGGGTCCTCACGGCGTGCTACGAGAGGCCCGCATTCTGATTGAAAATATCAACACGAGGACAAAGCTTTTTAGCGATCACTATACTAACTATTTAAACCTCCAGGGTGATCTGCCCTGTGATATCCCTGCTATTCTGGCAACCATTGATAAAGCTTTGTCGTGGGATGAATCGGAGTTCCGACCTTTTTTTATAGGCACCCAATGA
- a CDS encoding glycosyltransferase — MKVLMVTHGFPHRELGGAEIYSYDLARTLISEGLEVTVFSRTVDLASRDYTVFEEYVDGISVIRVVNNFNDLYTFFNGFINRQIAGVFSRILEERRPDLVHFQHLFSLSGNLPYIARYKGIPSVLTLHDYWYICPKVNLFRPDYTVCPGPEDGFACADCNSQPGSTAAEAVALASFFDRHPLLKQYARRFVPGRIKNIIKKVVYRAGTSNQVTEVRPSVVDPVRVMEFFFRLEYLKSQLAHCACLISPSQYLKKRYETLGYGNIKYLPLGIQKVAPGPDRIEGDEVVVGFVGNITATKGFSLLIDELNRLNDLDGIRIEIHGQIYDTLFYERCIASLKDSFRKKLVYKGRFDRNPDSLAGVYHGLDAVVFPSLCEENAPLVVREAISAGTPVIASNRGGTPEVVRHGLNGLLFDPALPGDLAEKIRMFCNDRDLRKSLMKGARDTHVVDIKEHAKSLMELYEQVMGSEGRNGSRFPGQ; from the coding sequence ATGAAAGTGCTTATGGTGACTCATGGGTTTCCTCATCGTGAGCTGGGTGGCGCGGAAATTTATTCCTACGATCTCGCCAGAACCCTGATATCAGAAGGTCTCGAAGTTACGGTATTTTCCAGAACGGTCGATTTGGCGAGCAGGGACTACACCGTTTTTGAAGAGTACGTCGACGGTATCAGTGTTATCAGAGTAGTAAACAACTTTAACGATCTTTATACTTTCTTTAACGGGTTTATAAACAGGCAAATAGCCGGGGTCTTCTCCCGTATCCTTGAGGAACGGCGTCCCGATCTCGTGCATTTTCAGCATCTTTTTTCTCTGTCGGGTAATCTCCCTTACATTGCTCGTTACAAAGGGATACCTTCGGTCTTGACCCTGCATGATTACTGGTACATCTGCCCAAAGGTTAATCTTTTCAGGCCGGATTACACCGTCTGCCCGGGCCCTGAAGATGGATTTGCCTGTGCTGACTGCAATTCACAGCCCGGTTCAACGGCCGCAGAGGCGGTGGCTCTGGCTTCCTTTTTTGACAGGCATCCTTTGTTAAAGCAGTATGCCAGGAGGTTCGTTCCGGGAAGAATCAAAAACATAATAAAAAAAGTGGTTTATCGTGCCGGGACTTCAAATCAGGTCACCGAGGTTCGGCCTTCTGTTGTGGATCCCGTCAGGGTTATGGAATTCTTTTTCCGGCTGGAATACCTTAAAAGCCAGCTTGCTCACTGCGCCTGCCTTATCAGCCCGTCTCAATACCTGAAAAAGCGGTACGAAACGCTCGGATACGGAAACATAAAGTATCTTCCTCTGGGTATTCAAAAGGTTGCTCCCGGACCTGATAGAATTGAAGGGGACGAGGTTGTTGTCGGATTTGTGGGAAATATAACTGCAACCAAGGGTTTTTCTTTGCTGATAGATGAGCTGAATCGGCTGAATGATCTTGACGGCATAAGAATAGAAATTCACGGACAGATTTACGACACCCTTTTCTACGAACGGTGTATTGCTTCGCTGAAGGACTCCTTTAGGAAAAAATTGGTTTATAAAGGCAGGTTTGACAGAAATCCCGATTCCCTTGCAGGGGTTTATCATGGTCTTGATGCCGTTGTCTTTCCTTCTCTGTGCGAAGAAAATGCTCCCCTGGTAGTGCGAGAAGCGATATCCGCAGGAACACCGGTTATTGCCAGCAACCGGGGAGGCACTCCTGAGGTCGTTCGTCATGGATTGAACGGGCTTCTTTTTGACCCTGCCTTACCCGGGGATCTCGCTGAAAAAATTCGTATGTTCTGCAATGATCGGGACCTGCGGAAAAGCCTTATGAAAGGGGCTCGGGATACCCATGTTGTTGATATCAAAGAGCACGCGAAATCGCTTATGGAGCTTTATGAGCAGGTGATGGGATCGGAAGGAAGGAATGGAAGCAGATTCCCTGGGCAGTAG
- a CDS encoding Lon protease family protein, whose protein sequence is MVRRHEELSPSELRAHVDISNLPFDTTADLIGDVQPVLGQERAIDAILFGMGMKADGYNIFVAGPPKTGLTYIAKTFLEEQARKEPTPPDWCYVYNFKEPDRPKAIKLSPGKGKELKKDMHEFIQTLQQKVPEVFDSDDYRAKEKELQQAFEKIRREIIEELSEHARQEGFILQFSQVGMVIIPAGPDGQPLSQEDLAQLSEEEKKELRRKSDELHEKMKEAIKKIREVEENFRQKRNKLDSEIALFVVGQLMETYMEKYKDEPDVIDYLKSVQEDILENIDDFKKKPEEQQQPQLPHVPVPQRDGMIKRYDVNVFIDNSELQGAPVIIESNPAYPNLFGTIERQAWFGALFTDFTMIKPGALHKANGGYLVMKALDLLKWYISWEALKRALRDKEIKIEDLGELYGLFSTRTIRPEPIPLNVKIVLTGDPWLYELLYIYDDKFQKLFKVKAHLDDRMDRNDDNVVKCARLVARFCEENGCRHMDKKGFARLIEYSMEKTEDREKLSLEIGDIGDLIREANYFASLDNATFISDEHVDRAVEKRIYRSNLIEEKVKELVAKDIFWVETDGWKVGQVNGLSILMTGDHEFGKPNRITATVSVGREGVIAIERESQLSGRIHTKGVMILTSFLKERFAHNKPISLTATLCFEQSYGMVEGDSASSTELYALLSAIAQVPIYQGIAVTGSVSQKGEIQPVGGVTRKIEAFFDICKHKGLNGKQGVIIPKKNVNNLMLKKEVIEAVEKGLFHIWPISTIEEGIEILTGMEAGKLQEDGTYPEGTFFRKVDDRLREIAEIVKKFAKEEEEKKSRQETDGGGCPACGS, encoded by the coding sequence ATGGTACGGAGGCATGAAGAGCTGTCGCCATCGGAACTGCGGGCACATGTCGATATATCTAACCTGCCTTTTGATACAACGGCAGACCTTATCGGAGACGTCCAGCCCGTTTTAGGGCAGGAAAGGGCAATTGATGCGATCCTTTTCGGCATGGGCATGAAGGCCGATGGATACAATATTTTTGTAGCAGGTCCTCCTAAAACGGGACTAACCTATATAGCGAAGACTTTCCTGGAAGAGCAGGCCAGAAAGGAACCAACCCCTCCCGACTGGTGCTATGTTTACAACTTTAAGGAGCCCGATCGCCCGAAAGCCATAAAGCTGTCTCCCGGTAAGGGGAAAGAGCTTAAAAAGGACATGCACGAATTCATCCAGACCCTTCAGCAGAAGGTGCCGGAGGTTTTTGACAGCGACGATTACCGCGCCAAGGAAAAAGAACTTCAGCAGGCTTTTGAAAAGATCAGGCGGGAGATAATCGAGGAGCTTTCGGAACACGCCCGTCAGGAAGGTTTCATACTTCAGTTTTCCCAGGTGGGAATGGTTATCATACCGGCAGGCCCCGATGGACAACCTTTGTCTCAGGAAGACCTTGCACAATTGAGCGAAGAGGAGAAGAAGGAGCTCCGAAGGAAAAGCGATGAACTCCATGAAAAGATGAAAGAGGCTATTAAAAAAATCCGTGAAGTAGAGGAAAACTTCAGACAAAAGAGAAATAAGCTGGATAGTGAAATAGCCCTCTTTGTTGTAGGGCAACTTATGGAAACCTACATGGAAAAGTATAAGGACGAACCCGATGTAATCGATTACCTTAAGTCCGTCCAGGAAGATATTCTTGAGAATATAGACGATTTTAAGAAAAAACCCGAAGAACAGCAACAGCCTCAGTTGCCTCATGTACCGGTACCTCAAAGAGACGGAATGATAAAGCGATATGATGTGAATGTCTTCATCGACAATTCGGAACTTCAGGGTGCTCCTGTAATTATCGAGTCAAATCCCGCATACCCGAATCTCTTCGGCACGATAGAGAGACAGGCCTGGTTCGGCGCCCTTTTTACGGATTTCACCATGATTAAGCCAGGTGCTCTGCACAAGGCCAACGGCGGTTACCTGGTGATGAAGGCACTGGATCTGCTCAAGTGGTACATATCCTGGGAAGCTCTTAAGAGGGCCCTTCGAGACAAGGAGATAAAAATTGAAGATCTCGGCGAGCTTTACGGTCTCTTCAGTACGAGAACGATAAGGCCGGAACCAATCCCGCTGAACGTAAAGATTGTACTGACCGGTGATCCCTGGCTGTACGAACTTCTTTACATTTACGACGACAAATTCCAGAAGCTCTTCAAGGTGAAGGCCCATCTTGATGACCGCATGGATCGAAACGATGATAACGTAGTTAAATGCGCACGGCTGGTTGCCAGATTCTGCGAAGAGAACGGTTGCCGGCATATGGATAAAAAAGGCTTTGCCCGGCTTATTGAGTACAGCATGGAAAAAACCGAAGATCGGGAGAAGCTTTCCCTTGAAATCGGAGATATCGGCGACCTGATAAGAGAGGCAAACTACTTTGCAAGCCTGGATAATGCGACCTTTATAAGTGATGAGCACGTCGACAGGGCAGTGGAGAAGCGAATCTACCGTTCCAACCTGATTGAGGAAAAGGTTAAGGAACTCGTAGCCAAGGACATTTTCTGGGTTGAAACCGATGGATGGAAGGTGGGACAGGTCAACGGCCTGTCCATCTTGATGACGGGAGACCATGAATTCGGAAAGCCCAACAGAATAACGGCAACGGTTTCTGTGGGTAGAGAAGGCGTAATAGCGATTGAGAGAGAATCCCAGTTAAGCGGTCGAATTCATACAAAAGGTGTTATGATACTGACCAGCTTCTTGAAAGAGCGCTTTGCCCATAACAAACCCATTTCCCTTACTGCGACACTGTGTTTCGAGCAAAGCTACGGTATGGTGGAGGGGGACAGCGCTTCCAGCACGGAACTTTATGCCCTGCTCAGTGCGATTGCTCAGGTACCGATCTATCAGGGTATTGCGGTGACGGGATCGGTTAGTCAGAAAGGAGAAATTCAACCCGTGGGCGGCGTAACCCGCAAGATCGAAGCCTTTTTCGATATTTGCAAGCACAAGGGATTGAACGGAAAACAGGGGGTAATAATTCCCAAAAAGAATGTGAATAACCTCATGCTGAAGAAAGAGGTGATCGAGGCTGTAGAAAAAGGCCTGTTTCACATATGGCCGATTAGCACAATTGAGGAAGGGATTGAAATTCTTACCGGTATGGAAGCAGGGAAATTGCAGGAAGATGGCACGTATCCGGAGGGAACGTTCTTCAGGAAGGTGGACGACAGGCTCCGTGAAATAGCAGAGATCGTGAAGAAGTTTGCCAAAGAGGAAGAAGAAAAGAAGTCCAGACAGGAGACCGACGGTGGTGGTTGCCCTGCCTGTGGTTCTTAA